In the genome of Longimicrobium sp., the window GACACTTCGGACCGTGGGTGCCTACGGACCTGCGGCCCATGCTCGCCGAGCAGAACCTGCTCCGCCGCGCGCTGACGGCCCGGCTGACTGTCAGCTTCGCCAACGCATACCCGCTGGGGGGAGGCGACCCGCGCATCTTCCGCCGGCCCGCCGCGCCGCCGCTGGTCGCGGAATCCGTGGGCGCGCTCACCCGCGGACCCATCGAGCTGGCGGAGGGGCGCGCCGTGGCGTCGTCCATCACCAACGAGCGCTGGCGCGAGCGCCTGGGCGATGACTTTCCGCAGGCAACGCCGGAGGAAGCCGGCCGAACGCTCGCGCGGCTGGCGTCGGAATCGGACGTGACGCTCTTCGCCCACTACGATACGGACTACACGGGCCATCGGGGCGATCTGGCCGCCGCCGTCGCCGCGGTGGAGCGGGTGGACGCGTTCATAGCCGCGCTGGCGGACGCCCTGCCCGATGACGCCCTCCTGGTCATCAGCAGCGACCACGGCAACCTGGAAGACACGCGCGCCGGGCACACGCTGAACCCCGTACCCGTGCTCGCCACCGGCGCCGGGCGCGAGGCGTTTGCGGCGATACGGTCGATCACGGACGTGGTGCCCGCGATCCTGACGGCGCTCGCGGTCGATCAGGATGGTGATGGAAAAAGGAGGATGCGGTGAGCGAAGACGGGATGGTGTACGAGGAACTCGCGCCCATATCGCAATCGGCGGCCGAAGCAGCGCTCGCGTCGGGGGATG includes:
- a CDS encoding alkaline phosphatase family protein, which translates into the protein MTIPRRALLVFLDGVGIGSGDAAHNPFAAADLPGIERLLGGRRPITEQLDADGRIVGERAVLVAADASMGVEGLPQSGTGQTALLTGRNAAAEYGRHFGPWVPTDLRPMLAEQNLLRRALTARLTVSFANAYPLGGGDPRIFRRPAAPPLVAESVGALTRGPIELAEGRAVASSITNERWRERLGDDFPQATPEEAGRTLARLASESDVTLFAHYDTDYTGHRGDLAAAVAAVERVDAFIAALADALPDDALLVISSDHGNLEDTRAGHTLNPVPVLATGAGREAFAAIRSITDVVPAILTALAVDQDGDGKRRMR